In the Caldanaerovirga acetigignens genome, one interval contains:
- a CDS encoding DUF47 domain-containing protein: protein MKRKKNVNYYYETFVEMIDYSLKAAELLNSVMSNFKRQNVRAKIKEMHLIEHSADELRHKMIKKLAREFITPIEREDIMALANAIDTLTDMIEDVLIRIYMYNIQEIKEYAIMMVKVVVRACHLLKEAFEEFPNFRKSEKLHRLIVEVNKLEEEGDALYTEATRNIYVHCDNCKELLGWDMTYHYLEKCCDACEDVADILENIIMKNT from the coding sequence ATGAAGCGCAAGAAAAACGTGAACTATTATTACGAGACTTTTGTAGAAATGATAGATTACTCATTAAAAGCTGCTGAATTACTAAACAGCGTCATGAGCAATTTCAAAAGGCAAAATGTGCGGGCTAAAATCAAGGAAATGCACCTTATCGAACACAGCGCGGACGAATTGAGGCATAAAATGATAAAAAAACTCGCCCGCGAATTCATAACCCCTATCGAGCGAGAAGATATCATGGCCCTTGCAAATGCCATAGATACCCTGACGGACATGATAGAGGATGTTCTGATTAGAATCTATATGTACAACATTCAGGAGATAAAAGAATACGCCATAATGATGGTAAAGGTAGTGGTGAGGGCTTGTCATTTGCTGAAAGAGGCTTTCGAAGAATTCCCCAACTTCAGGAAGTCGGAAAAACTTCACCGGCTCATTGTGGAAGTGAATAAGCTGGAAGAGGAAGGAGATGCCCTTTATACGGAAGCCACCAGGAATATATACGTCCACTGCGATAATTGCAAGGAGCTCTTGGGCTGGGACATGACATACCACTATCTGGAAAAATGCTGCGACGCCTGTGAGGATGTGGCGGATATACTTGAGAATATAATAATGAAGAATACATAA
- a CDS encoding inorganic phosphate transporter, with amino-acid sequence MSVAFSDFLGHVLSNKALMITVLLMMGVIFVNGWTDATNAIATCISTRSISPRAAIVMAAVFNFIGGFVMTIMNPMVAETIYNMVDFGADARNALVALCAALFAIVLWATAAWWFGIPTSESHALIAGVSGAAIALQGGIGGINPAEWIKVIYGLGLSLFLGFFTGWATVKTTEIVLRGFNRRKLYTPLRFAQIISAAGMAFMHGAQDGQKFMGVFMLGIFLAQGQASVTKFVIPLWLIVLCSLVIALGTSLGGMRIIKSIGLDMVKLETYQGFSADLAGVICLFIASVFGLPVSTTHTKTTAIMGVGAAKRISAVNWGIVKEMFLAWVLTFPGCGLISFLMALAFMKVF; translated from the coding sequence ATGTCTGTAGCTTTCTCCGATTTTTTAGGTCATGTGCTTTCGAATAAGGCTTTGATGATAACCGTGCTCCTGATGATGGGGGTCATTTTCGTAAACGGATGGACCGATGCGACAAATGCCATCGCAACCTGTATATCGACCCGTTCGATAAGCCCTAGAGCGGCTATAGTCATGGCTGCCGTGTTCAATTTCATCGGCGGGTTCGTCATGACCATCATGAATCCCATGGTCGCCGAGACCATTTACAACATGGTGGATTTCGGGGCAGATGCCCGCAATGCCCTCGTGGCGCTTTGCGCAGCACTTTTTGCCATTGTGCTCTGGGCCACCGCGGCGTGGTGGTTCGGCATACCGACCAGCGAGAGCCATGCCCTCATAGCCGGAGTAAGCGGGGCTGCCATAGCTCTTCAAGGTGGGATAGGAGGCATTAATCCAGCCGAATGGATAAAGGTCATATACGGCCTTGGACTTTCCCTGTTTTTGGGTTTCTTCACAGGGTGGGCAACGGTAAAAACCACCGAGATTGTACTGAGAGGTTTTAACAGGAGAAAATTGTATACGCCTTTAAGGTTTGCGCAGATAATAAGTGCGGCGGGGATGGCATTTATGCACGGCGCCCAGGACGGACAAAAATTCATGGGCGTTTTCATGCTGGGAATATTTCTTGCCCAAGGACAGGCTTCTGTCACTAAATTCGTCATCCCCTTATGGCTCATTGTCTTGTGCTCTTTGGTAATTGCTCTTGGCACGTCGCTCGGCGGCATGCGGATTATTAAATCCATCGGGTTAGACATGGTGAAGCTGGAAACGTACCAGGGTTTTTCCGCAGATTTGGCAGGCGTTATATGTCTTTTCATAGCCTCAGTGTTCGGACTTCCGGTCAGCACGACCCACACCAAGACGACCGCCATAATGGGCGTGGGGGCCGCAAAGCGCATATCCGCCGTAAACTGGGGGATAGTAAAGGAAATGTTCCTCGCCTGGGTTTTGACGTTTCCCGGCTGCGGACTGATAAGCTTTTTGATGGCTCTTGCGTTTATGAAAGTTTTTTAA